From a region of the Synechococcus sp. RS9916 genome:
- a CDS encoding diacylglycerol kinase family protein, protein MPSTLVLNADPVVCPALGTWMTNNTQLLSGFSLLIGEDVIEELKRRHDLGGLSITPCRAIREGGDIAIAARILEGEISGLVHFPAPADQQGRDVLAEPLVRAALLCDRPIALNPATASALLQGVKRSRRGYLIFNPVAGQGDPDQELAEIRSYLEPQFMLQVWTTRPDLDPAEQAQELIKEITAINAEGEGDSIIIASGGDGTVGAVASALKGSDIPLGIIPRGTANAFSVALGIPTGVKAACTNLLLGNLRRVDVALCNNRPMILLAGLGFEAGMVDKASRELKNILGPMAYILSGARQLVDQQPFQATLQIDGQEHHVEASAITVANAAPATSVTAQGFGEVIPDDGLLEVIIASPKDRMGGFSVISSLAWSAIRNSSADNSDLACFRTREIKIDLKESQKLVVDGEIIDVNSVSFEAQPGALQVVAPIPLTT, encoded by the coding sequence ATGCCCTCGACCCTCGTCCTGAACGCCGATCCAGTGGTCTGCCCCGCCCTTGGGACCTGGATGACCAACAACACCCAACTGCTATCAGGATTTTCACTCCTGATCGGGGAAGACGTGATTGAGGAACTCAAACGGCGCCATGACTTGGGCGGACTCTCAATCACCCCCTGCCGAGCAATTCGGGAGGGTGGCGATATTGCAATTGCAGCAAGAATCCTGGAAGGAGAAATCAGTGGCCTGGTGCATTTTCCAGCGCCAGCGGATCAGCAGGGCCGTGATGTCCTTGCCGAGCCTCTTGTTCGTGCAGCCCTACTCTGCGATCGCCCCATTGCCCTGAACCCAGCGACCGCCTCTGCCCTACTTCAAGGAGTCAAGCGGAGTCGGCGGGGGTACTTGATCTTTAATCCAGTCGCCGGCCAAGGGGACCCTGATCAAGAACTGGCAGAAATTCGCAGCTATCTTGAGCCACAATTCATGTTGCAGGTCTGGACAACGCGACCTGATCTCGATCCTGCCGAACAAGCCCAGGAGTTAATTAAAGAAATCACCGCGATTAATGCCGAAGGTGAAGGCGATTCGATCATCATTGCCTCGGGCGGTGATGGAACCGTTGGAGCAGTGGCCAGTGCCCTCAAGGGCAGTGATATTCCACTGGGCATCATCCCTCGAGGCACAGCCAACGCCTTTTCGGTGGCGCTGGGCATCCCCACTGGTGTGAAAGCAGCCTGCACCAATTTGCTACTCGGCAATCTGCGACGCGTCGATGTGGCGTTATGCAATAACCGCCCCATGATCTTGCTGGCGGGTCTTGGCTTTGAAGCTGGAATGGTCGACAAAGCCAGCCGAGAGCTGAAAAACATTCTTGGCCCCATGGCCTACATCTTGTCTGGGGCCCGCCAGCTTGTGGATCAACAACCCTTCCAAGCGACCTTGCAGATTGACGGCCAGGAACACCATGTGGAAGCGAGTGCCATCACCGTGGCCAATGCCGCTCCAGCCACGTCGGTGACAGCCCAGGGCTTTGGTGAGGTGATTCCCGACGATGGACTTCTCGAAGTGATCATCGCATCACCCAAAGATCGCATGGGCGGTTTTTCGGTGATATCAAGCCTTGCGTGGTCTGCCATCAGAAACAGCAGCGCGGACAACAGTGATCTTGCCTGTTTCCGAACCCGAGAGATCAAGATCGACCTCAAAGAATCACAGAAGCTTGTGGTCGATGGAGAAATCATCGACGTGAACAGCGTGAGCTTTGAGGCACAACCTGGTGCTTTGCAGGTTGTCGCGCCCATACCCCTCACCACGTGA
- a CDS encoding iron uptake porin has product MNCLHKVLVAPAALGLLATVSVDASRPGNTAELNAQALNVSGVSDYAARSSGSSFEQVTSISQFSDVVPTDWAYQALSNLIERYGCVAGYPNGTYRGNRAMTRYEAAALLNACLDRITEVTDELKRLMKEFEKELAILKGRVDGLEARVGELEATQFSTTTKLEGLATFVLGANTFTGNSRTLVRDNKQDFGAATFNYDLQLNLSTSFTGKDLLFTTLRGGNFDGDSNSFGGAGPSNLSQLEAAFQEGPDPNNLVIDRLFYQVPIGDFTITLGGLVGQEDMLAIWPSVYPASSVLDVFTVAGAPGAYNKNLGAGAGLWWEKNGFAISANYVAANGSTSDVQNGGLATDGAGGTGTVQIGYVAEQWGIAATYSAIENANDLFVYATNFTLDSYSQPGETSAFGLSGYWQPQQTGWIPSISSGWGINSTNYNTMVKDRGLVNTSQSWSVGLEWEDAFLQGNALGMAVGQAPFATSLKGGVTPNDGNYIWEWWYKFQLTDNIGVTPALFYLSRPLGANTPEGKSFQQLGGLIKTSFSF; this is encoded by the coding sequence ATGAATTGTTTGCACAAAGTGCTGGTGGCTCCTGCTGCCCTCGGACTTCTGGCGACTGTTTCTGTTGATGCAAGCAGGCCGGGCAACACTGCTGAGCTGAACGCGCAGGCTCTGAATGTCAGTGGTGTGTCTGACTACGCCGCTAGATCGTCAGGCAGCAGCTTCGAGCAGGTCACCAGCATCAGCCAGTTCTCGGATGTGGTTCCGACCGACTGGGCCTACCAGGCACTGAGCAACCTGATCGAGCGCTACGGCTGCGTCGCCGGTTACCCCAACGGCACCTACCGCGGCAACCGTGCGATGACCCGCTATGAAGCGGCCGCACTGCTGAACGCTTGCCTCGACCGGATCACTGAAGTGACCGACGAGCTGAAGCGCCTGATGAAGGAGTTCGAAAAGGAACTCGCCATCCTCAAGGGCCGCGTGGACGGTCTGGAAGCTCGCGTGGGCGAACTGGAAGCAACCCAGTTCTCCACCACCACCAAGCTGGAAGGCTTGGCCACTTTTGTGCTCGGTGCCAACACGTTCACCGGAAACAGCAGAACCTTGGTGCGTGACAACAAACAAGACTTTGGTGCTGCAACCTTCAACTACGACCTGCAGCTGAACCTGAGCACCAGCTTCACAGGAAAAGACCTGCTCTTCACCACACTGCGCGGCGGCAACTTTGACGGAGATTCCAACAGTTTTGGAGGAGCGGGGCCCAGCAACCTGTCGCAACTGGAAGCAGCGTTTCAAGAAGGTCCAGACCCGAACAACCTGGTCATCGACAGGCTCTTCTATCAAGTTCCAATCGGAGACTTCACCATCACGCTGGGAGGCCTTGTCGGCCAAGAAGACATGCTCGCCATCTGGCCCAGCGTGTACCCAGCCAGCAGCGTTCTCGACGTCTTCACCGTTGCAGGAGCCCCTGGTGCCTACAACAAAAATTTGGGGGCCGGTGCAGGCTTGTGGTGGGAAAAGAACGGCTTTGCCATCAGCGCCAATTACGTTGCAGCCAACGGCTCTACAAGCGACGTCCAAAACGGTGGTCTCGCCACTGATGGAGCAGGAGGCACAGGAACCGTGCAGATCGGTTATGTCGCTGAGCAGTGGGGCATTGCTGCCACCTATTCCGCCATCGAAAATGCCAACGACCTGTTTGTTTACGCCACAAACTTCACACTTGACAGCTACAGCCAACCCGGCGAAACCTCAGCATTCGGCCTGAGTGGTTATTGGCAACCGCAACAAACCGGTTGGATTCCTTCAATCAGTTCTGGTTGGGGAATTAATTCCACCAACTACAACACCATGGTGAAGGATCGAGGATTGGTGAACACCAGTCAGTCCTGGAGCGTGGGTCTGGAATGGGAGGATGCATTCCTTCAAGGGAACGCACTTGGTATGGCTGTGGGCCAGGCTCCCTTTGCCACAAGCCTGAAAGGGGGCGTCACTCCCAATGACGGAAATTACATTTGGGAGTGGTGGTACAAGTTCCAACTCACAGACAACATCGGAGTCACGCCAGCGCTGTTCTACCTGAGCCGGCCCCTGGGAGCCAACACCCCTGAAGGGAAAAGCTTCCAGCAACTGGGCGGCCTCATCAAGACCAGCTTCAGCTTCTGA
- a CDS encoding c-type cytochrome, with the protein MRALLAIGLSALISLLSPSIAFAADAAHGAQVFSANCAACHIGGGNVVNGQRTLQQDDLKAYLANYNDGHEEAIAYQVTNGKNGMPAFGGKLSSDDIADVAAYVESQSVNGWA; encoded by the coding sequence ATGCGAGCCCTGCTTGCCATTGGCCTTTCCGCTCTTATTAGCCTGCTGAGCCCCAGCATTGCTTTCGCTGCTGATGCCGCTCATGGAGCACAAGTTTTCTCCGCAAATTGCGCCGCCTGCCACATCGGAGGAGGAAATGTTGTCAACGGTCAGCGAACTCTTCAGCAGGACGACTTGAAAGCCTATCTGGCCAATTACAATGATGGCCACGAAGAAGCCATTGCTTACCAGGTCACCAATGGTAAAAACGGCATGCCAGCATTTGGCGGAAAGCTGAGCAGTGACGACATCGCTGATGTTGCTGCATATGTTGAATCACAATCGGTCAATGGCTGGGCCTGA
- a CDS encoding CAAD domain-containing protein — translation MISAPIVASCPLGYVMTTDSQSGAEDRLPFKDPQESVPAQAEPIKMASEPAELSLQSPTPGLEEPSRQSLEELLGYLSKGLDVLKGLNLQGFQQIYPAFLAILAAVVTGVLLILAANVLTSMNHLPLVGGLLGGLFELCGLVVVAKFAVSNLLLQKKRADLFLRIAELKKELIGQ, via the coding sequence TTGATTTCTGCCCCGATAGTGGCGTCCTGTCCATTGGGGTACGTGATGACAACGGATTCGCAGAGTGGTGCTGAGGATCGATTGCCATTCAAGGACCCGCAAGAATCGGTTCCTGCGCAAGCAGAACCGATCAAGATGGCATCAGAACCCGCTGAACTGAGTCTTCAGTCCCCTACGCCTGGTCTTGAGGAGCCGTCACGTCAGAGTCTTGAGGAGCTGCTGGGATATCTCAGTAAGGGTCTTGATGTTCTGAAGGGGCTGAACCTTCAAGGTTTTCAGCAGATCTATCCGGCCTTCCTGGCCATTCTTGCTGCGGTAGTAACGGGCGTACTGCTGATCCTTGCCGCCAATGTGCTGACGTCGATGAATCATCTCCCGCTGGTTGGCGGCTTGCTCGGTGGTCTGTTTGAGTTATGTGGATTGGTTGTGGTGGCCAAATTCGCGGTCTCCAATCTGTTGCTTCAGAAAAAAAGAGCAGATTTGTTTCTGAGAATCGCTGAACTTAAGAAAGAGCTGATTGGTCAGTAG
- a CDS encoding metallophosphoesterase has product MRRRVRWMHRELTRRGIDQTRVVINDNNDNNDNPTTHDAFHFLVLGDSGTGRHRRHSPPRRIAERLLPHKQDAAFLLHTGDVVYLVGAADQYRGNFLKPYREWLHHGEDWKTLSHQRLVFNKPFLPVPGNHDYYDLSIPVALLAGLTLPLRRHLQWMHDIDAGWRGSGQGETYAHAFLDVLADIPLAHLGEHLDRHYNAPWDGERCLSYQPGIITRLPNRYYRFRHAGVDVFAIDSNTLLTTTKAEPKSINCRSELRTLEQQQAKIYRDLANSNLSEEQRDALHDELETLQEACFDLQRRSRPKASLDHAQLSWLKQGLIASHRDPTTRGRILTMHHPAYVTEKTKWNQSDTKAIRNHLRNVFDDVASALGNDLNSPLVNLVLSGHAHCMEVLRTHDTGHADRHINWVICGGSGYGLRPQRREGPELIEHNDEGGTSVIASNQLFIGRNWDGSKAGDAYSGLRIDISEGRPLTIRLTPLVSCRSSEGWVDADPEPITLGR; this is encoded by the coding sequence ATGCGCAGGCGCGTGCGCTGGATGCATCGAGAGCTGACGCGACGGGGCATTGATCAAACCCGTGTTGTGATCAACGACAACAACGACAACAACGACAACCCCACAACGCACGACGCGTTTCACTTCCTGGTGCTCGGCGACAGTGGCACTGGCCGTCATCGACGCCATAGCCCACCCCGTCGCATTGCAGAGCGCCTTCTCCCCCACAAACAGGACGCCGCCTTTTTGCTCCACACGGGAGATGTGGTCTATTTGGTTGGTGCAGCTGATCAGTACCGAGGCAACTTTCTGAAGCCCTACCGGGAGTGGCTCCATCATGGTGAGGATTGGAAGACTCTCAGCCATCAAAGGCTGGTCTTCAACAAGCCATTTCTTCCCGTCCCGGGAAATCATGACTACTACGATCTTTCGATCCCTGTGGCGTTGCTCGCGGGCCTCACTCTGCCGTTGAGGCGCCATCTGCAGTGGATGCACGACATTGATGCTGGTTGGCGCGGATCAGGGCAGGGAGAAACCTATGCCCACGCATTCCTAGATGTACTCGCCGACATCCCCCTCGCCCATCTGGGCGAGCACCTCGATCGCCACTACAACGCCCCATGGGATGGGGAGCGATGCCTGAGCTACCAGCCAGGCATCATCACGCGACTCCCCAATCGCTATTACCGCTTTCGGCATGCCGGTGTTGACGTGTTTGCCATCGATTCGAACACGCTGTTAACCACAACCAAAGCCGAACCAAAAAGCATCAACTGCCGGAGTGAACTGCGCACCCTTGAGCAACAACAAGCCAAGATCTACAGAGATTTAGCCAATAGCAATCTCAGTGAGGAACAGCGTGATGCCCTTCATGATGAACTCGAAACTCTGCAGGAAGCTTGCTTTGATCTTCAGCGGCGAAGCAGGCCCAAGGCATCGCTTGATCATGCACAACTGAGCTGGCTCAAGCAGGGCCTGATCGCATCGCATCGCGATCCGACCACACGTGGACGCATTTTGACGATGCACCACCCCGCCTATGTGACTGAAAAAACAAAATGGAATCAATCCGATACCAAGGCGATTCGCAACCACCTGAGAAATGTCTTCGACGATGTGGCATCAGCCCTTGGAAACGATCTGAATTCGCCTCTCGTGAATCTTGTTCTCAGTGGCCATGCCCACTGCATGGAGGTGCTGCGTACCCACGACACCGGGCACGCCGATCGCCACATCAACTGGGTGATTTGCGGAGGTAGCGGCTATGGACTGCGCCCACAACGGCGTGAAGGACCTGAACTCATCGAACACAACGATGAAGGAGGCACGAGCGTGATCGCCAGCAATCAACTCTTTATTGGCCGGAACTGGGATGGTTCGAAGGCAGGCGATGCCTACAGCGGACTGCGCATCGACATTTCGGAAGGGAGACCGCTCACGATTCGATTGACGCCGTTGGTGTCGTGCCGGTCCAGCGAAGGGTGGGTGGATGCTGATCCCGAGCCAATCACGCTGGGGAGATGA
- a CDS encoding GTP-binding protein encodes MQQVTLVSGPPGCGKTSWARQALNAHAGPCAYLRLAGDRHESLQQGQDSGIDLAWLQDQIPDLRSPLTTEPGDTITSAEDELLVIEVQQFQPPTSKAVDGFGSEIKAILEQLGLKPDRFLHFGQDPELPTQDTLEFSRLEAWNMSLQGHVWDPDSLSSFWFELVNGAYGDVYRAKALMNLPDGRSFFCNWMVSQQGSQFLPLETVAAPQGRPSRCSELVVQGRALNPAGIQSTIHDCLLADDVLELQQQQLRNQQAIPQPA; translated from the coding sequence ATGCAGCAGGTGACCCTGGTTTCGGGCCCCCCAGGATGCGGGAAAACCTCCTGGGCACGACAAGCCCTCAATGCCCACGCAGGTCCCTGCGCCTATTTGCGTTTGGCCGGGGACAGGCACGAATCACTGCAGCAGGGCCAGGACAGCGGAATCGACCTGGCGTGGCTTCAAGATCAGATCCCAGACCTGCGATCACCACTGACGACGGAACCGGGAGACACCATCACCAGCGCGGAAGATGAGCTCCTGGTAATTGAAGTGCAACAATTTCAGCCGCCAACGTCCAAAGCCGTTGATGGTTTTGGATCAGAGATCAAGGCAATACTTGAGCAACTCGGTCTCAAGCCCGACCGGTTCTTGCATTTTGGGCAAGATCCTGAGCTACCAACACAAGACACTCTCGAATTCTCCAGGCTTGAAGCCTGGAACATGAGCCTTCAGGGCCATGTCTGGGATCCAGACAGCCTGAGTAGTTTTTGGTTCGAGCTCGTGAATGGTGCTTATGGCGATGTGTACCGCGCCAAAGCATTGATGAACCTTCCTGATGGTCGATCGTTTTTCTGCAATTGGATGGTGAGCCAACAAGGATCCCAATTTCTACCCCTGGAAACCGTTGCCGCACCACAAGGTCGTCCCAGCCGATGCTCTGAACTGGTTGTTCAAGGAAGGGCCCTGAACCCTGCAGGCATTCAATCCACCATTCATGACTGCTTGCTTGCAGACGATGTTCTGGAACTGCAGCAGCAGCAGCTTCGCAACCAACAAGCCATCCCCCAACCAGCCTGA
- a CDS encoding metallophosphoesterase, which yields MNHAVISCLHANLAAVEAVLDDIDAQGIKTITCLGDLVGYGPQPNEVVELIRQRNIPTCQGCWDEDIIDGLNACECSYPSQLAERRGHRAHHWTDKTLTDENKNFLAELPMTLRRNKLLFVHGSPNSQHEYLLPDMNAFAALERVETAGAETLFCGHTHQPYLRELSGGSIRVRVQQRGNDTPSEQELELPMRRIVNAGSVGEPRHGSTKATYVVHNEETNEVTIREVDYDVNKTCQAIVEAGLPEVFAWRLSHGFEYAERADDASHVCER from the coding sequence ATGAACCACGCTGTGATCTCCTGCCTGCACGCCAACCTGGCGGCAGTTGAGGCAGTCCTCGACGACATTGACGCCCAAGGGATCAAAACGATCACTTGCCTGGGTGACCTGGTTGGCTATGGACCACAACCCAATGAAGTGGTGGAACTCATACGCCAACGCAACATCCCCACCTGTCAGGGTTGCTGGGATGAAGACATTATTGACGGCCTCAATGCCTGTGAATGCAGTTATCCCTCCCAGCTGGCGGAACGACGGGGGCATCGGGCCCACCACTGGACGGACAAAACACTGACGGATGAGAATAAAAACTTCCTCGCCGAGCTTCCCATGACTCTGCGACGCAACAAGTTGCTGTTCGTGCATGGCAGCCCGAATAGCCAGCACGAATATCTCTTACCAGACATGAATGCCTTTGCCGCCCTTGAGCGGGTGGAAACGGCTGGCGCAGAAACATTGTTTTGTGGCCATACCCATCAGCCCTACCTGCGCGAGCTCAGTGGAGGGAGCATCCGCGTACGCGTCCAACAGCGAGGGAACGACACACCCAGCGAACAAGAGCTCGAACTACCGATGCGTCGGATCGTGAATGCTGGATCCGTCGGTGAGCCTCGTCATGGCAGCACTAAAGCCACCTACGTCGTGCACAACGAAGAAACAAATGAAGTCACCATTCGCGAGGTGGACTACGACGTCAACAAAACCTGCCAAGCCATTGTTGAAGCAGGTTTGCCTGAAGTTTTCGCCTGGCGATTGAGCCATGGATTTGAGTACGCCGAACGGGCGGACGACGCAAGTCATGTGTGTGAGCGCTGA
- a CDS encoding HupE/UreJ family protein, with protein MTTIGLVAISLFAPAYAHHPFGMGDSTNLTAWQGLLSGIGHPLLGPDHLLFLLAITFIGLRQPRAWVIPLLAVGLGGSVLSQFIPLPDAIAPWAEALVSLSLAAEGLIALTVASNAWLLPLIGIHGFLLGSTIVGAEPTPLLTYFLGLLIGQGALLLLVTSWSQSLLERLGSQGQRLGAGIWIGIGMAFAWVALID; from the coding sequence ATGACCACCATCGGATTGGTGGCCATTTCTCTGTTTGCCCCCGCCTACGCTCACCATCCCTTTGGGATGGGAGACAGCACAAATCTCACCGCTTGGCAAGGCTTGCTGAGCGGGATCGGCCACCCACTGCTGGGTCCAGACCACCTTCTATTTCTGCTGGCCATTACCTTTATCGGCCTGCGCCAACCGCGCGCTTGGGTGATTCCCTTGCTTGCCGTTGGTCTTGGAGGAAGCGTCCTCTCTCAATTCATTCCTCTGCCTGATGCGATTGCACCCTGGGCTGAAGCTCTGGTCTCTCTCAGCCTCGCTGCAGAGGGATTGATTGCCCTCACCGTGGCATCCAACGCATGGCTTCTCCCCCTGATTGGAATTCACGGTTTCCTGCTGGGCAGCACAATCGTGGGCGCAGAACCCACACCTCTGCTCACCTACTTCCTTGGCCTCCTGATCGGCCAGGGTGCCCTCCTTCTGCTCGTCACCAGCTGGTCACAGTCGTTGCTGGAGCGGCTCGGATCACAGGGGCAACGCCTTGGTGCTGGCATCTGGATCGGTATTGGAATGGCTTTCGCCTGGGTCGCACTGATCGATTGA
- a CDS encoding metal ABC transporter substrate-binding protein, which produces MISGGCRSRSADQDPVDASKPEVLTTFTVLADLARNVAGDRLTVRSIVKPGSEIHGYQPTPSDVQRASSADLIVENGFGLELWARKFTSSAGNIPTLTLSEGMEPLLIEEDAYAGKPNPHAWMSPQRTMAYVDQLQRAFTELDPDGADQFASNALAYKKELKRLDQELRSALEAIPPERRVLVSCEGAFSYLASDYGLEEAYLWPVNAESQVTPRRMARLIDTVRDRKIPTIFCESTVSDKVQRQVASEAGARFGGTFYVDSLSTADGPAPTLLKLQRHNVALLIQGLSAGAPVGN; this is translated from the coding sequence TTGATCAGTGGAGGTTGTCGGAGCAGAAGCGCGGATCAAGATCCGGTCGATGCCAGCAAACCTGAGGTGCTGACCACCTTCACGGTGTTGGCGGATCTGGCCAGGAACGTGGCCGGTGATCGGCTGACGGTTCGCTCGATCGTGAAGCCGGGATCAGAAATTCACGGTTACCAGCCCACACCAAGTGATGTTCAGCGTGCAAGCAGTGCAGACCTGATCGTTGAAAACGGGTTTGGATTGGAGCTCTGGGCGCGCAAATTCACCTCCAGTGCTGGAAACATCCCCACCCTGACGCTTTCAGAAGGGATGGAACCGCTTCTGATTGAGGAAGATGCTTACGCCGGCAAGCCCAACCCCCATGCCTGGATGTCGCCCCAGCGCACGATGGCTTATGTGGACCAGCTTCAGCGAGCGTTCACTGAGCTGGATCCTGATGGGGCTGATCAGTTTGCGTCTAACGCGCTTGCCTACAAAAAGGAATTGAAACGGCTTGATCAGGAGCTTCGTTCTGCGTTGGAGGCCATTCCACCGGAACGTCGAGTGCTGGTGAGCTGCGAAGGGGCTTTCAGTTATCTGGCAAGCGACTATGGCCTCGAAGAGGCCTACCTCTGGCCGGTGAATGCAGAGAGCCAGGTCACGCCTCGTCGTATGGCACGCCTGATTGATACCGTGCGCGATCGCAAGATCCCAACAATTTTCTGCGAGAGCACTGTGAGCGACAAAGTGCAGCGACAAGTTGCCTCCGAAGCCGGCGCACGCTTTGGCGGCACGTTTTATGTCGACTCCCTATCGACAGCAGATGGACCTGCTCCAACACTGCTCAAGCTGCAACGGCACAACGTTGCCCTGCTGATTCAAGGCTTATCGGCTGGTGCACCAGTAGGCAACTGA
- a CDS encoding 4Fe-4S binding protein: protein MDSFPPDPLQPLQKLAPYVVGRARRGVVGSSRYARNLRDAIRQAAADRERQPVLIFGEPGLEKDNLAALIHFGSPDRKRLMLRLDGALLKPDGSDLFGSAGDPPGSSLLDLLGDGALLIDQLERVPTELKRRLLALARGEGGFCGRLLFTSETVSPGFERCCTLIRVPPLRVRRQDLGEWLRYGVRQRSFKLGWAQAPLVPDVVVKRLQAYDFPNNLRELETLIYRALQQIRRQEGGSVPLLIPEDVFWTPPRQQLYRFDIWRWKPQLREWMRAPWLWNTLLFGLVSWLFVLVNVWLWVGPQDRDHSGALNLFWAWWWPLILLGFPLVGRLWCSFCPFMVWGEIAQRLARLVGWQPSRWPRGDHDHWASPLLAAGFALILIWEEVWNLQNTAWLSSCLLLVITAGAVIGSLRFEKRFWCRYLCPIGGMNGLFAKLSVLELRAQVGTCSGSCSSYACFKGGPADGEGMATTGCPLGTHPAHLQDNRNCVLCLTCAQACPHRSVQLALRPPAADIQRQMEAPRGEPALILVLAGDLCLHHWHRLLGWWPWAPASLVEGPLLPRLAIACVAISIPAALFGVAQFLFSAQRLRRTLYGLLPLVWGLLLARHLPIGMGEAGALLPVSLSPLGMPWQGALPQWRADPHVIGFCQTLVVVSGLAMSMVLLRRQLATHRSAWLGASGLALVLAAAGRWLVAA, encoded by the coding sequence TTGGACTCCTTCCCTCCTGATCCGCTGCAACCGCTGCAAAAATTGGCGCCCTACGTGGTCGGGCGGGCGCGGCGTGGTGTGGTCGGCAGCAGTCGTTATGCCCGCAATCTGCGTGATGCCATCCGTCAAGCCGCTGCTGATCGTGAGCGTCAGCCGGTGCTGATCTTTGGGGAACCTGGACTTGAAAAAGACAATCTCGCGGCTCTGATCCATTTCGGATCTCCTGACCGCAAGCGGTTAATGCTGCGGCTTGATGGCGCCTTGCTGAAGCCGGATGGCAGCGACCTTTTTGGCAGTGCGGGCGATCCTCCCGGGTCTTCGCTGTTGGATTTGCTTGGCGATGGAGCGCTGTTGATCGATCAACTTGAACGCGTGCCCACGGAGCTCAAGAGGAGATTGTTGGCACTGGCTCGTGGGGAAGGTGGCTTTTGCGGCCGGCTGTTGTTCACCTCCGAAACCGTTAGTCCAGGGTTTGAGCGCTGCTGCACGTTGATCAGGGTGCCTCCTCTCAGGGTGCGCCGACAGGATTTGGGGGAGTGGTTGCGCTACGGCGTGCGGCAACGCAGCTTCAAGCTGGGTTGGGCCCAGGCTCCACTGGTGCCTGATGTGGTGGTCAAGCGGCTGCAGGCCTACGACTTCCCCAACAATCTGCGGGAGTTGGAAACCCTGATCTACAGGGCTCTGCAACAGATCCGGCGTCAGGAGGGCGGATCTGTTCCTTTGTTGATTCCGGAGGACGTGTTCTGGACGCCACCCCGTCAACAGCTCTATCGCTTCGACATCTGGCGTTGGAAGCCTCAGCTGAGGGAGTGGATGCGCGCTCCATGGCTCTGGAACACGTTGTTATTCGGTTTGGTGAGTTGGTTGTTCGTGCTGGTCAACGTGTGGCTCTGGGTTGGGCCGCAGGACCGGGACCACAGCGGTGCCCTCAATTTGTTTTGGGCCTGGTGGTGGCCGTTGATCCTGCTGGGCTTCCCCTTGGTGGGGCGGTTGTGGTGTTCGTTCTGTCCATTCATGGTGTGGGGGGAGATCGCTCAACGTCTCGCACGTCTGGTGGGGTGGCAGCCATCCCGTTGGCCCCGTGGGGATCACGACCACTGGGCCTCACCGCTGTTGGCGGCTGGATTTGCCTTGATCCTGATCTGGGAAGAGGTGTGGAATCTGCAGAACACGGCCTGGTTAAGCAGTTGCCTGCTGTTGGTGATCACCGCAGGAGCCGTGATTGGCTCACTTCGCTTCGAAAAGCGTTTCTGGTGCCGGTATCTCTGTCCGATCGGTGGAATGAACGGTTTGTTCGCCAAGCTTTCGGTGCTGGAGCTGCGGGCCCAGGTGGGCACCTGCAGCGGCAGTTGCAGCAGTTATGCCTGCTTCAAGGGCGGGCCTGCGGACGGAGAAGGCATGGCCACAACGGGTTGTCCGCTCGGGACCCATCCCGCCCACTTACAGGACAACCGCAACTGTGTGCTGTGCCTGACCTGCGCTCAGGCCTGTCCCCATCGCTCCGTTCAATTGGCCCTGAGGCCGCCGGCCGCGGATATCCAGCGCCAGATGGAAGCCCCTCGTGGCGAACCTGCCTTGATCCTGGTGCTCGCCGGTGATCTTTGTCTGCATCATTGGCACCGTCTTCTGGGCTGGTGGCCCTGGGCACCAGCCAGCTTGGTGGAGGGTCCGTTGTTGCCCCGTCTTGCGATCGCTTGTGTCGCGATTTCGATCCCAGCGGCGCTCTTTGGTGTCGCTCAGTTCCTGTTCAGTGCTCAGCGTCTGCGGCGCACTCTGTATGGCTTGCTCCCCTTGGTTTGGGGCCTCTTGCTGGCGCGCCATCTCCCCATTGGCATGGGGGAGGCAGGAGCCCTTTTGCCAGTCAGCCTTTCTCCTCTCGGCATGCCATGGCAAGGCGCTTTGCCCCAATGGCGTGCGGATCCCCATGTGATCGGTTTCTGCCAGACCTTGGTGGTGGTGTCGGGCTTGGCGATGAGCATGGTGCTCTTGCGCCGGCAGCTGGCGACCCATCGGAGCGCATGGCTGGGCGCTTCCGGTTTGGCGTTGGTGCTGGCTGCCGCGGGTCGATGGTTGGTGGCGGCATGA